DNA from Gemmatimonadota bacterium:
CTGCGCGTACGAGTTGCCGTGCGAGCGCACGGGCCGGCCCTGGGAGCGGTACCAATCCGCCAGCATGGGGGCCTGCTCGCGCGTGGTCTGCAGATCGTTGAGCACGCCGTCCTTGACGATCAGGTAGTCGTCCGGCTGCACGCCCTCGTCGTCGTAGCCCACGGTGGAGAGGCCACCGGGGGTGGAGCGCTCGCCCTGGATGTTCATGAACTCGGGCCCGTACTGGAACGTGCCCAGGTATTCGGCCGGCGAGCTGATGAAGGACGTCCCGGCATAGTTGGCTTCGAAGCCCATGATGCGGTCGAGCTCGGTCGGGTGGGCGATCGACTCGTGGATCGTGAGCCAGAGGTGGTCGGGCATGAGGATCAGGTCGTACCGACCCGGCTGCACCGGCTTGGCGGACAGCTTCTCCACGGCCTCCTCGGCCCAGCGCGGCGCGTTGCCCACCATGTCCTGCCGCAGCACGTACTCCCAGCCCAGCGCGATGGGGGCCATCTCGTTGGCCTGGCGCGACTGGAAGTCGGACTGGTCGGGCGCCACGGCCGTGATGGTCATGTTGGGGCCGGCGCGATAGATGCGCTGGTCCGTGACCGTGCCCAGGCTGGAGGCGAAGAACTTGTCCTCGCGCAGGAAGAACAGGGACGAGTTCGCGAAGCGCGCGCCCTGCACCTTGAGCGCCGCCGCGTTGGCCGCGAGCAGCAGCTCCGCCTTGTCCTCGATGGAGATGTCGAACGGATCGATCTCGATCGGGCTCTGCCACGACACGTCCGCGTGCACCTCGGCGGGGGCGAGCTCCACCGGCCGGCGCTGGGCCACCCGGTTGGCACGCGCCTGCGCCACGGCCTCCCGCGCGACGCGGGCCATCTCGTCCGGGGTGACCATCATGCTGGCGGCGAAGCCCCAGGTCCCGTCCACCAGGACGCGCACGCCGAAGCCGTAGGTGTCGTTGTCCACCAGGCCCTGCACCCGGTCCTCGCGGGTGAAGATGCCCTGCGTGCGGTTGGCGCTGATGCGCACGTCGGCGTAGCCGGCGCCCGCGGAGCGCGCCTCGTCGAGCGCGCGCATGGCCAGGGCGCGCCGGTCGGCGGCCTGGTAGGCGTCGCGCGCGGCGGCGTTGAGGATCCGGGCATCGCCCAGGATGCCCACGCCCAGCATGGTCGCGGTTCCGGTCCGGACGAAGTCTCTTCGCTTCATGGGGTCTCCGTGAGGATGGGCGCGCTGCGCTCGGGCCCGGAGGCCGTCAGGCGTTGCGTCCGGTGTTGATGACGTTGATCTGCCGGTGCCGGGTGACGGGGCACCCGTGCGATACCGCGTTGGACTGGGAGGGTTGGCCCTTTCCGTCGTTGAAGGTCCCACCCAGCTCCCAGGTGGAGCGCCCGCCGATGCCGTCCATGGCGTTCCAGAACTCGGGCGTGCGCATCTGGTACACGACGTCCTTCAGCATGCCCACCACGCGGCCGTCGCGGATCTCGTGGAACACCTGGCCGCCGAACTGGGCATTGTAGCGCTGCTGATCGATCGAATAGGACCCGCGTCCGTCGATCATGATCCCGCGTTCGACGTCGCCGATCAGCTCCTCCAGGGACACGTCCCGCTCCGGATTGGGCAGCAGGTTCACGTTGGGCATGCGCTGGAACTGCACGTCCGCCCAGCTCTGCGCGTAGGAGTTGCCGTGCGAGCGGACGGGCACGCCCTGGGCGCCGTACCAGTCGGAGAGCCAGGGCGCCTGCTCGCGCGTGGTCTGCAGATCGTTCAGCACGCCGTCCTTGACGATCAGGAACTCGTCCGGCTCCACGCCATCGTCGTCGTAGCCCACCGTGGCCAGACCGCCGTGGGTGGAGCGCTCGCCCTGGATGTTCATGAGCTCGGGGCCGTAGCGGAACGACCCCAGGAAGCGCTCGGGCGCGTCGATGAAGGACGTCCCCGCGTAGTTGGCCTCGAACCCGAAGATGCGGTCCAGCTCGGTCGGGTGCGCGATCGATTCGTGGATGGTCAGCGCCAGGTGGGACGGCAGCAGGATCAGGTCGTAGCGGCCCGGCTGCACCGGCCGGGCGGACAGCTTCTGCACGGCCTCCTCGGCCCAGCGCGGCGCGTTGCCGACCAGGTCGCTCTCATGCACGTACTCGTAGCCGAGCCCGCGCGGGAGCACCGTCCAGCCGCGCTCCTGGAAATCGGAGCGATCGTCCGCCACGGCGGTCACCGACATCAGCGGCCAGCAGCGATGCACGGTCTGATCGGTGATGGTGCCTTCGGAGTTGGCGTAGAACTTCTCCTCCTTCACGAAGGCCATGGACGAGCTGGCGAAGCCGGCGCCCTTCACCGTGAGCGCCGCCGCGTTGGCCTCCAGCAGCAGCGCCACCTGGTCCTCGATCGCCACGTCGAACGGGTCGATCGCGATGGGCGAGCGCCACTCCTTCTCGGCGTGGACCGGCGTGGGCGCGAGCTCCACGGGACGGCGTTGTGCGGCCCGATTGGCGCGGGCTTGGCGCACGGCCACGTCCGCGACGCGGGCCGCCTCGTCCTGCGCGAGCGTGGCGCTGGCCGCGAACCCCCACGTGCCGTCCACGAGCACCCGCACCCCGAAGCCCCGGGTCTCGCCGTCGTCGATGCCCGTCACACGCCGTTCGCGGGTGGCGATGAAGCGGTTGCGGACGGTGCCCACGCGCACGTCCGCGTACGAAGCACCGGCCGAGCGGGCCGCGTCCAGCGCGCGGAAGGCGATGGCGCGTGCGAACGGGTCCCCCACAGTGCGGGGCCGCAGCGCCGCGTCGAGCAGGGAAGGATGGAGGGACAGCCCGGCCGCAGCGGCTGCGCTCCGCACCACGAATCCACGTCGGTCCATCGTGTCGTCTCCTCGGGCGGCGCATCGGCCGGCCGTCAGGGCCCGCCGGCCCGCCGTCTCATCGTCCACTCCACCGCCACCACCAGCGCGAGCAGCGCACCTGCCGCGAGCGGCAACCGGGGCTGCTCCGCGGGACGCCACGGGACCTCGGATACGGGCGCAGGGCCGCTCGCGTTCCCCGGGGCCACGGGAATGCCCGGGGCGTCCGCGCGCCCGGAGGCGATGGCCGTGAGCGCCACGTCCGCCGGGTCGGCGGCTCCAGGGGTCTCCACCACGGCCACACCGATCGGCCCACCGGGCCCGTCCACCCGCCACAGACCGGGCACCGCGGCCAGGAAGCGGGCCACACCGGGCTGGACATCGTACGGCTCTGCCCCCGCCCCGCCCACCCCCGCGATCACCGGCACCTGGACGACCCGCCCGTCCGGGGCTTCGACCTCCAGCGTGGCGGGCAGGCGTGCGCCCGCCTCCAGCGGGCGCACCTCGATGCGCACCGGTGTGCCCGGCAGCACCGGGCCGTCGGGGCCCACCAGCCGCAGGGGGGTCGGCAGGCCGCCTGCGGCCCACTCCACCCAGCCGCGCCACCACGCGCGGTGGGCCTCGACCGCTCCGCCCTCCATGCGCCAGCGCCAGGTCTCGGGCAGGCCCAGGAAGCCCACCCGGCCGCGTCCGACCTGCGCCACCGCCGCGACCGGCCGGCCGGCGCTGTCGGTGGCGGCCACCGACGCGGAGACGTCCCCGGCCAGCGTCACCAGACCCGACCGGACGGGCGCCGCCGGGAGCGGGCTCAGCTCGGCCGGAAGCGCCCAGCCCGGCGCCGCCCCCACCGGGAGGGGGATGCCCACACCCAGCGAGTCCCCCAGGCCCCACCCGGTCAGCAGCGCGGTCAGGCCGGGGGAGGGGCGCCGCCCGTCGAGCCCGGGCGCGAGGAGCACGCCCCCGCCCGAGGCCACGAAGCTGCGAAGGGACTCGATGAGGGCCGCGTCGGGGCGGACGTCCCCGAGCAGCAGCACCACGTCGTAGGCGGCGAGCTCCTGCGGCCCATCGGCGGGGATGTCCACACGACCCAACTCCACCCGGGCGTCCACCTCCGCCCCGGCCTCGTCCAGCGCGCGCAGCGCGAAGCGCGACTCCCAGCCGGGCTCGCCCGTGCGGGCCAGCACGCGCACGGGTCTGGCCGGTCCCACCCACGCCCCGACCGCAGCGGTGTCCCGCCCGCTCCACGCGGACCAGCCCTGCCAGCCCTCCCGGGCGGGGCGGACCTGCAGGCCCACCCGACCGACGCCCTCCGGACCGATGGGGACGTCCACCGAGTCGACCGCGCCCGGGCCCTCCGTGAAGTGGAGCCACACCGTCTCCCCGGGCGCGCCGTGCACCGTGGCGGCCAGCGCGGCCGCACGTCCCGCCCGCGGCCGGTCGGGGGCGACCAGCGACACCGTGCGGGGCGGGCCCACGGGCAGGGTCAGCGGCGGCACCGCGGGACCGGGTGCCAGCAGCGCCAGCGCGGCGGCGTCGGGTGCAGTCGCGCCGCTCCAGCGGATGCGTGTGGGTGGAGCTGGGGCCAGCAGCGCGCCCGCGACGCGTGCGGCCTCCGGCCGCTCCAACAGCAGCGTGCGGGGAACGCCGGCACCGGGCTCGCGCAGCAGCAGCAGGCCCAGCACCGCCAGGCCACCCAGCAGGACCCCCCGCAGGAGGGCGGGGACGCTCATCGGGTCAACGCGTAGAGCAGGACGTTGACGCCGAAGCGGGTGTTGTCGAGCGCCAGGAAGCGCTTGTTCTCGGCGTGGTAGTTCCACTCCGAGGCGTAGTCCTTGTTCGAGTAGAGCACGCCGATGCGCCCACCCTGCTCGATGGCGAACAGCTCGCGGTGGATGAGGCCGTCTCCCCAGCCCGACAGCTCGTGGCCGGTGATGGGCGGGCCGTCCTCGAACGGGAAGAACGTGGAGTAGAGCGCGTGGTCGGACGGCAGCGGTTGGAGCGCGTCCGCGCCGAAGATGCGGGCCAGCTCCGACAGCACGGACCGGTGGAAGGCGCCGTCGATGTCGTGGTTGTGGTCGTCGATGAAGAGGAAGCCGCCGCGCTCCACATAGCGCTTCAGGTTCTCGCTCTCGGCCTCGTCCAGGCGGAGCGGCAGGTGTCCGGTGAGGAACACGAACGGATAGCGCAGCAGCTCCGGGCTCGAGAGATCCACGATCACGCCCTCGCCGTCCACCGGCAGCGACGTGTACTGCGCGAGCGAGTGGGCGAGGTTGGACGGCACCAGCGGCGCGGAGTCCCAATCGCCCGAGCCGTAGCGCGCGGTCGCGAACACGAAGGGCGGCGTCACTGGTGCGCCCCGGGCCGGGCGTGCGTCCGCGGTGTCCGGCGCCGCGGCCCGGCGCGCCAGCCAGGCGGCGCCCGCGGCGTCCGTGGCCACGGGCAGCGGAGCGCCTGTCCCTGCGGAGCGCGCGGGCGTCAGGGCCCGGCGCGCCTGTGCCAGCAGCCTACGCGCGTCCTCCGGCTCCGCCGCGTCCACGCGGTCGGCCGCCCGCGCCACCGCGCTGGCCGCCTCCACCGATCCGTCCGGAGCGCCCAGCAGGGCCGCGGCCAGATCGCGCAACCGGAGTGCGAGCGCTGCATCGGCGTCGTCCCCGAGCGCCGACAGCGCGGCCTCCACGTCCCCACGCCAGTGGGCGGCGTCCGGCGCGGCGTCGCCCCGAACGCGCGCCGCCGGTCGGGCCTCGTCCACCTCGCCGGTGCCGCGCGCGGCCGCCAGGTCGAGCGGGGGTCGCGTCACGCGTCCGCGCGCGTACACACGGTCGGCTTCGCGCAGCGCCTGCAGATGGTCGAGCGCCACGTGCTGTGGGGGGAGGGAGGGCTCGGCCTCCGCCTGCCGCAGAAGGCGGCTGGCGTCCCACATGGCGTTGAAGGCCGACACC
Protein-coding regions in this window:
- a CDS encoding TldD/PmbA family protein; protein product: MKRRDFVRTGTATMLGVGILGDARILNAAARDAYQAADRRALAMRALDEARSAGAGYADVRISANRTQGIFTREDRVQGLVDNDTYGFGVRVLVDGTWGFAASMMVTPDEMARVAREAVAQARANRVAQRRPVELAPAEVHADVSWQSPIEIDPFDISIEDKAELLLAANAAALKVQGARFANSSLFFLREDKFFASSLGTVTDQRIYRAGPNMTITAVAPDQSDFQSRQANEMAPIALGWEYVLRQDMVGNAPRWAEEAVEKLSAKPVQPGRYDLILMPDHLWLTIHESIAHPTELDRIMGFEANYAGTSFISSPAEYLGTFQYGPEFMNIQGERSTPGGLSTVGYDDEGVQPDDYLIVKDGVLNDLQTTREQAPMLADWYRSQGRPVRSHGNSYAQSWADVQFQRMPNVNLLPHPDRDVTLEELVADVDNGILISGDGSFSIDQQRYNAQFGGQTFREIRNGQIGGMLKDVAYQIRTPEFWNSMDLIGGPSTYFMGGAFGDGKGQPAQSNSVSHGCPITRHRQVNVINTGRRA
- a CDS encoding TldD/PmbA family protein — translated: MDRRGFVVRSAAAAAGLSLHPSLLDAALRPRTVGDPFARAIAFRALDAARSAGASYADVRVGTVRNRFIATRERRVTGIDDGETRGFGVRVLVDGTWGFAASATLAQDEAARVADVAVRQARANRAAQRRPVELAPTPVHAEKEWRSPIAIDPFDVAIEDQVALLLEANAAALTVKGAGFASSSMAFVKEEKFYANSEGTITDQTVHRCWPLMSVTAVADDRSDFQERGWTVLPRGLGYEYVHESDLVGNAPRWAEEAVQKLSARPVQPGRYDLILLPSHLALTIHESIAHPTELDRIFGFEANYAGTSFIDAPERFLGSFRYGPELMNIQGERSTHGGLATVGYDDDGVEPDEFLIVKDGVLNDLQTTREQAPWLSDWYGAQGVPVRSHGNSYAQSWADVQFQRMPNVNLLPNPERDVSLEELIGDVERGIMIDGRGSYSIDQQRYNAQFGGQVFHEIRDGRVVGMLKDVVYQMRTPEFWNAMDGIGGRSTWELGGTFNDGKGQPSQSNAVSHGCPVTRHRQINVINTGRNA